A genomic stretch from Erigeron canadensis isolate Cc75 chromosome 9, C_canadensis_v1, whole genome shotgun sequence includes:
- the LOC122582198 gene encoding uncharacterized protein LOC122582198 → MEPINALDNSHVITRLLSIGVCFLLFRYQSVEEIISLVFEEFNFYKEPGLLQFWKCIRSLDSEDIGCNLLLLDEPFRLADQNHEEVLMYRRKSHDNVIRFVGTQNKVIGNWFAGRAAQTGIADHRTKDLVRSHHYQQYAEAAGMGQCVLPVFYDVGDRKELAGIIELVTSVPKESYVEDFNQLVHLLQRRGLKSSFMGKTIKVQYDHMIKFNLPFSAKFTDLLTEVTKRFHELKNKRVCIKYKDTKSNQLISSDADLQKCMKESSSNGEAFIRMFVEHVDGTCDCT, encoded by the exons ATGGAACCTATTAATGCTCTGGACAATTCCCATGTTATTACAAGGCTATTGTCTATTGGCGTATGCTTCCTACTGTTTCGGTATCAATCAGTTGAGGAAATTATTTCTCTAGTGTTTGAGGAATTTAATTTCTACAAAGAACCAGGTTTACTTCAGTTTTGGAAATGCATCAGGTCTCTTGATTCAGAAGACATTGGGTGTAATCTTCTATTATTAGATGAACCTTTTAGATTAGCTGATCAAAACCATGAAGAAGTTTTGATGTACAGGAGGAAATCTCATGATAACGTTATTAGATTCGTTGGCACGCAAAACAAGGTCATCGGAAACTGGTTTGCTGGGCGTGCAGCTCAGACAGGAATTGCAGATCACAGGACAAAAGATCTTGTGCGTAGTCATCATTACCAACAATATGCTGAAGCAGCAGGCATGGGGCAGTGTGTTCTGCCTGTATTCTATGATGTGGGTGATAGGAAGGAACTCGCCGGAATCATTGAGCTAGTCACAAGTGTACCAAAAGAAAGTTATGTTGAGGATTTTAATCAGTTGGTGCACTTACTGCAG CGTAGGGGCTTAAAATCCAGTTTTATGGGGAAGACGATAAAAGTTCAATATGATCATATGATCAAGTTTAACCTGCCCTTTTCAGCCAAGTTCACAGACCTGCTGACAGAAGTGACAAAGAGGTTCCACGAATTAAAGAACAAACGTGTATGTATCAAGTACAAAGACACTAAAAGCAACCAGCTGATTTCAAGTGATGCAGACCTCCAGAAATGCATGAAGGAATCCAGTTCAAATGGGGAAGCATTTATCAGAATGTTTGTTGAACATGTAGATGGTACTTGCGATTGCACGTAG